From the genome of Bradyrhizobium elkanii USDA 76, one region includes:
- a CDS encoding helix-turn-helix transcriptional regulator, with protein MSKPVPHNLPNDRPATSDDRPDGSPLPGQHSANTEMARVLKTRPVRFALEPSGGSIAYWQHDPVHEIVKPMADHVIMAYPAGIQRLERRSGKSVAIGTARPGVVTVIPAGATSRWDVVAAGSAGRADSPQLLNLIQLYLPHTTLERIASEADLGAPADLTERIGHPDAITARLLTSGADLLENNTALDTLFRQQLTDLLATRLLVAHSGSAIKVPPAVGGLSPAVLRRAIERLRSDSDTDVSLAALASDAGLSRFHFCRAFKESTGLSPHAFLRQHRLEQAMKMLRDTEASVVTVSAALGYASQTAFAAAFRRLTGDTPSSWRRRMR; from the coding sequence ATGAGCAAGCCTGTCCCGCACAACCTTCCGAACGATCGGCCGGCTACATCGGACGACCGCCCGGATGGCTCGCCGCTTCCCGGCCAGCACTCGGCTAATACCGAAATGGCACGCGTGCTGAAGACGAGGCCGGTTCGCTTTGCGCTGGAGCCGTCCGGCGGCTCGATCGCATATTGGCAACACGATCCGGTGCATGAGATTGTCAAGCCGATGGCCGACCATGTCATCATGGCCTATCCCGCCGGCATTCAACGGCTCGAGCGCCGGAGTGGAAAATCGGTTGCGATCGGCACCGCGCGCCCCGGGGTGGTGACGGTCATTCCCGCCGGCGCGACCTCGCGGTGGGATGTCGTTGCGGCCGGTTCGGCGGGTCGAGCAGATTCGCCTCAACTGCTGAATCTGATCCAGCTCTATCTTCCGCACACCACGCTTGAGCGCATCGCGAGCGAAGCCGATCTGGGTGCTCCGGCTGATCTGACCGAGCGGATCGGACATCCCGACGCCATCACGGCGCGATTGCTGACCAGCGGGGCCGATCTCCTTGAGAACAACACCGCTCTGGATACCCTGTTCAGGCAACAGCTGACGGACCTGCTGGCAACGCGCCTGCTGGTCGCGCATTCCGGCTCGGCTATCAAGGTACCGCCGGCGGTCGGCGGGCTGTCGCCCGCGGTGCTTCGTCGCGCCATCGAGCGCTTGCGCTCGGACAGCGATACGGACGTCTCGCTCGCTGCGCTGGCGTCCGATGCGGGGCTGTCACGCTTCCACTTCTGCCGCGCCTTCAAGGAAAGCACCGGGCTCTCGCCGCATGCCTTCCTGCGCCAGCACCGGCTCGAGCAAGCCATGAAGATGCTGCGCGACACCGAGGCGTCCGTCGTCACGGTGTCGGCCGCGCTCGGCTACGCCTCCCAGACCGCGTTTGCTGCGGCCTTCAGGCGGTTGACCGGCGATACGCCGAGCAGTTGGCGGCGCCGCATGCGCTAG
- a CDS encoding alpha/beta fold hydrolase: MTRDGVHIFYKDWGPKSAQPIVFHHGWPLSSDDWDAQMLFFLSRGYRVIAHDRRGHGRSSQVSEGHDMDHYATDVAALTEHLDLRNAIHIGHSTGGGEAARYVARHGKDRVAKLVLIGAVPPLMLKTETNPGGLPIEVFDNLRNQLAANRAQFYFDFASGPFYGYNRPGAETSQAVIWNWWRQGMSGSAKAHLDCIKAFSETDFTDDLKAIAVPTLVLHGGDDQIVPVSDSAVLSAKLLQHSQLKIYDLLPHGLCTTQPGIVNADILAFISARRA, translated from the coding sequence ATGACAAGGGATGGCGTGCACATCTTTTACAAAGATTGGGGACCGAAATCTGCCCAGCCGATCGTCTTCCACCACGGCTGGCCGCTCAGCTCCGACGACTGGGATGCCCAGATGCTGTTCTTCCTCAGCCGGGGCTACCGCGTCATCGCCCATGATCGACGCGGCCACGGCAGGTCGAGCCAGGTCAGCGAGGGGCACGACATGGATCACTACGCGACTGATGTCGCGGCCCTCACCGAGCATCTCGATCTTCGCAATGCCATTCACATCGGCCACTCCACGGGCGGCGGCGAGGCCGCGCGTTATGTCGCGCGGCACGGCAAGGATCGTGTGGCGAAGCTGGTCCTGATCGGTGCGGTGCCGCCGCTGATGTTGAAGACCGAGACCAATCCCGGCGGCCTGCCCATCGAAGTCTTCGACAACCTGCGCAATCAGCTCGCCGCCAACCGCGCGCAATTCTATTTCGATTTCGCGTCCGGCCCGTTCTACGGCTACAATCGTCCCGGTGCCGAAACATCGCAGGCGGTGATCTGGAATTGGTGGCGCCAGGGCATGAGCGGGAGCGCCAAGGCGCACCTCGACTGCATCAAGGCCTTTTCGGAAACCGACTTCACCGATGACCTGAAGGCCATCGCCGTTCCCACGCTCGTTCTGCATGGTGGCGACGACCAGATCGTGCCGGTCTCCGATTCCGCCGTGCTGTCGGCCAAGCTGCTGCAACACAGCCAGCTCAAGATCTACGACCTGCTGCCGCACGGCCTCTGCACCACGCAACCCGGCATCGTCAACGCCGACATTCTCGCGTTCATCTCGGCCCGAAGGGCCTGA
- a CDS encoding ABC transporter substrate-binding protein has protein sequence MLKGSLGLIALSSLLLSGTAFAQEKIKVGVTATLEGTYTVLGEDGMRGHQTALNVLGKKIGDKELEFVVASTDATPDSAVRAVRKLIEQDKVQILLSPLSGDEGIAVKNFAKTHPELTFVNAASGAQETTYVDPAPNFFRFNMDGAQWQVGLGKYAYETKGYRKIATVGEDYSFIYTQVFGLVLEFCGAGGQVTNRQWVPLGTKDFASVIAALPDDVDAIYLGLGGADAVNFLNQYQQAGGKAHLMGGSIMIDQTILSSKGNAKNALIGTIAASGQADTWEDPGWQKFVKAYQDAFPPAKRFPSPSLLATNYYGSTMALILALRQVNGDLSNNQAKLKEALAKIEIDAPNGKIKLDSNRQAIGTNFVTEVVDDGKGALFSKVVKVIPNVNQTLGYDPAVFAKIGLPSRTVPECKKY, from the coding sequence ATGTTGAAAGGCAGTTTGGGACTGATTGCGTTGAGCAGCCTGTTGCTTTCGGGCACGGCGTTCGCTCAGGAGAAGATCAAGGTCGGCGTCACCGCGACGCTCGAGGGCACCTATACGGTGCTCGGCGAAGATGGCATGCGCGGCCACCAGACGGCGCTCAACGTGCTCGGCAAGAAGATCGGCGACAAGGAGCTCGAATTCGTCGTCGCCTCGACCGATGCGACGCCGGATTCCGCGGTGCGCGCGGTGCGCAAGCTGATCGAGCAGGACAAGGTGCAGATCCTGCTGTCGCCGCTGTCCGGCGACGAAGGCATCGCGGTGAAGAATTTTGCAAAAACCCATCCGGAGCTGACCTTCGTCAACGCCGCCTCCGGCGCGCAGGAGACGACCTATGTCGATCCGGCGCCGAACTTCTTCCGCTTCAACATGGACGGCGCGCAGTGGCAGGTCGGCCTTGGCAAGTACGCCTATGAGACCAAGGGATATCGAAAGATCGCGACCGTCGGCGAAGACTACTCCTTCATCTACACTCAGGTGTTCGGCCTGGTGCTCGAATTCTGCGGCGCCGGCGGCCAAGTCACCAACCGGCAATGGGTGCCGCTCGGCACCAAGGACTTTGCCTCGGTGATCGCCGCGCTGCCCGACGACGTCGACGCGATCTATCTCGGCCTCGGCGGCGCCGATGCCGTCAACTTCCTCAACCAATATCAGCAGGCCGGCGGCAAGGCGCATCTGATGGGCGGCTCGATCATGATCGACCAGACCATCCTGTCGTCGAAGGGCAACGCCAAGAACGCGCTGATCGGCACCATCGCCGCGAGCGGCCAGGCCGATACCTGGGAGGATCCGGGCTGGCAGAAATTCGTGAAGGCTTATCAGGATGCCTTCCCGCCGGCCAAGCGCTTCCCGAGCCCGTCGCTGCTCGCCACCAACTATTACGGCTCGACCATGGCGCTGATCCTGGCGCTGCGGCAGGTCAACGGCGATCTTTCCAACAACCAGGCCAAGCTCAAGGAGGCGCTGGCCAAGATCGAGATCGACGCGCCGAACGGCAAGATCAAGCTCGACTCCAACCGCCAGGCGATCGGCACCAATTTCGTCACCGAGGTGGTCGATGACGGCAAGGGCGCGCTGTTCAGCAAGGTCGTCAAGGTGATCCCGAACGTCAACCAGACGCTGGGCTACGATCCGGCGGTGTTCGCCAAGATCGGCCTGCCGAGCCGCACGGTCCCGGAGTGCAAGAAGTACTGA
- a CDS encoding SDR family NAD(P)-dependent oxidoreductase, with translation MNDKVIILTGGTSGIGRAAALAFARQGDKVLVTGRRPGPLEETVAEHPNIAGLIADAASADDARRTVAKAIEAWGRLDAVINNAGAGAILPLEDATADRIADIFAVNVVGPSLLAAAALPHLRATRGAIVNVSSTYGHKPAAGLSHYAASKAALEHLTRCWALELAPLGVRVNAVAAGPTESGALTGMMGLSDEQAAAVKEQERARIPLGRRGLPDEVAGWIVRLAGPATQWMTGQIMTVDGGLELA, from the coding sequence ATGAACGACAAGGTCATCATCCTGACCGGTGGCACCTCCGGCATCGGCCGCGCGGCCGCGCTCGCCTTCGCACGGCAAGGCGACAAGGTGCTGGTCACCGGCCGCCGGCCCGGCCCTCTTGAGGAAACGGTTGCCGAGCATCCGAACATCGCGGGCCTGATCGCGGATGCCGCCTCCGCCGATGACGCGCGGCGCACGGTCGCCAAGGCGATCGAGGCCTGGGGCAGGCTCGATGCCGTCATCAACAATGCCGGCGCCGGTGCGATCCTGCCGCTGGAAGACGCGACGGCCGACCGGATCGCGGACATCTTCGCGGTCAATGTGGTCGGGCCGAGCCTGCTCGCCGCAGCCGCGCTTCCGCACCTGAGGGCGACGCGCGGCGCCATCGTCAACGTCTCCAGCACCTACGGACACAAACCGGCGGCGGGCCTGTCGCACTATGCGGCGAGCAAGGCGGCGCTGGAGCATTTGACCCGCTGCTGGGCGCTCGAGCTTGCGCCGCTCGGCGTGAGAGTGAACGCGGTTGCGGCGGGGCCCACCGAATCCGGCGCACTCACCGGCATGATGGGTCTCAGCGACGAGCAGGCGGCAGCCGTCAAGGAGCAGGAACGCGCACGCATCCCGCTTGGACGACGCGGCCTTCCGGATGAGGTCGCCGGATGGATCGTGCGGCTCGCCGGTCCTGCCACGCAATGGATGACCGGTCAGATCATGACCGTCGACGGCGGATTGGAGCTGGCGTGA